GTTTGATCATAGTTGACCAGCTTTGACCAGTTGACCCGTTTGACCGACTGTTCCCGTTGACCGAAGTTTGACCCGTATCCAATTTAACCAAAACCATCACGACCGAAACCGCTGCTGCCCAGCGGCTCGGTTGCCAAAAACGAACCCAAACAGTAATCGACACCATCATCGTCACTAGCAAACTCCAACCAAAAAGTTTAGCCCAGAACAATGTACATCGGGTTAGAGGAGCGACTTACAAGGTGGTTTTTAGATCGTCGGAGTCTCATAGGTGCTTCGCGGGAGACACAGATTTCACTGGAACTCAACCAGTGGCCCTATCCAGTTGAAACCCTCAGTTGTCGTCACCTGAACCCACACACACACCCTTGTTGctccttgaactgcttgaaatcTTGTCACCGTCCCTCAATCAGTTTAGATCTGGACACATAGATGTCTGATCACAATTGACAACACCCCTGTTGTAAGCTCCcaaccagtggcgaagcttgagattttcgaccggaaggtcgaaaacatatatacccaaaattttctataaaaccgggggtcaaaaaacgtatatactcaaaaatttctatatgaaaactacatactctctaTTACtggagcgaaaagttcgggggtcggccgccccccgCCCCCACTATGCTGCGCCCATGCTCCCAACCACCACTGTCCGTGCGTCCATCACCACATCATCGCCCAGAGGTTCTTCTATACCAAAATACCTAATAAGGGGCCGCAACAACGGTATAGTGATGATGACGACGGCAGAGGTTCTtctatattaaatttaataaaaaaacatgtgTAATAATGAAATCATATTAAAAAAACacctttatttataaacttgaaaTGAATGAAATGTGATAGGTTTTAAGTATAAAATAGTTTTAACATAAAAAGATGAGCTAAACTACATACatttacaaatatatatatatatatatatatatatatatatatatatatatatatatatatatatatatatatatatcattttcATCTAatagaaatcaccacttggttcaTATTTGAAAAACATATCACAAATAAAGTACACATACTTTCAAGTCCAGAACTATTTTTTCAAAACTAGCAATCAAGTAGAAGCAAATATAAATATACCATATAAAGCTCCCAAATACCATTagaccataggtaatggttaatgcccattaaggggcatttttcaccatatcatcatcataatgcccttttaaaaaaggtgtaatggttaatgcccatttcatttattattttccattatttttcttctctttgggcattattatagaaatgcccctcactcttcatgcccctataatgcccatgagtaatggtgtaagggcattatcaaaatctttcatgcccttataaagccccattacatatggtctTATATGGAGTTGGGTCTGTCACGCCATGCTTAGCAGAGAAAAGAAGCCTCAACATGGTTGTCATCACTAGTAAGAccgcccgtagtggggcgttttttttaaaaaaaaaattgcaaaatAACGCCTTATAACGCCCAAACCCCCATTACacggggcgttttggggcgtgatttttgaaaaaaaaattcctCCGGCGTTTTGATTATAACGCTTAAAAAAGAGAGGGGGCCCACTTGACCGTTTGACAACGGTAacattgtttaattttttttttaatttaaaatattccCACTTTCTATAAAAAACCCACTCTCTCCCACTTTcttctaatttttataaaaaaaaacccactttcttctaatttttatacaatcatgcatCCATACCGCCCCTCTTTTGGTGTCCCTGCAAGACCcacgaacccgaacacaacccaaccgcaaaccccatacaaccttcaagacatggacccgagctttttaacttacgcggcttacttgagtggcgcccctccgtttgttcctcccactttcggctatggtcaagccggcgggtctcaaccgtcacaacccgaagccgaacccgatgtggaagtcgtaccggagacgcaacccgaaccggtgcaagaAACATCGAAACACCGCaaaaggtcgcataagaagaaggaaaaggacgCACCGCGGCGTacaaaaaatatcattaaatggACGAAGGAAGAGGAATTCGCGTTGACTCGGACGTTTGTCGACATTTCGGAGGACGAAGAGACCGGtaactattttatataaatattattttacttattttgttactttaatttttaacatacaacttattaattttttttttgtagcaaactttcaaacgggcccggtttttttttgtagcaaactttcCTCCGTTGACTCGTCAACTCCGACATCGGATGCCCGCAATGTTGATTTAAATGAGGCGGTGGACGTTGACGAGGGAATTCAAGAAGAGTTGGTCCGACCCACCGGTAGAAGAAAGGGAACCGGGAAAAAAAcggtcgagtcgtcttccgatctcgagttaaaggaagatttcgagaagatgaaccgtcgtctccaagacattcgcgacctcggccaccaacgttatgaGATCATGAAGGAACGAGTGGCCAAAACCAAAAaatttaacgagatgcaagaggcgcggcaaatggaaaaggacattgagtttttgtccaaacctatcgaccacctacaaggcgatgcgttgatccttgcacaaatgcgtcgccaaaaaattagagaaaaatatggactctagatcatgttatttttttttagtttattttttctgtttttttttattttctgtttttttatttttcagttttttttttctgtttttcagttttttttttctgttttttttttctgtttttttttttatttttatttcaagtaatgtaattttatttttaaattaatgaagtttttttatgttttaaattaaaaaaaaataattatgaaatgattgtgaaataattgaatgggggttattggcataatgtcccactacgccacttttgctataatgcccccttgctgactaggacgccacacgtcggataatgccccatggtgggggcattataagatgttaccactacacatggtctaaagaCCCGGTTTTTAGTGAGTAGCAACTTTATGTCAAACCAATGCGTACCGAAGCGGTACTGTACCGCCACGTAACTTTGTGAGCATCAACTTTATTGTTTTAACTTTTATTTGATTATATTGATACTAATGTAAGcattattttatgttttgtgcATATAGAGGATTCTTCCGCTCGTCAACTAGTTCATGAATAATTGGTAAGAACCTGTAAACAATATTGTAAGTTGAAGTAAATTGTCAAATGACTCATAAAGTACACACTAAACTAAGATATATAAAGATATAAATCACTAAATTAAACATCAAATTGTAGTCAACTAGTTCATGAATAATTGGGAAGAATCTGTTACCTGTAAACATTATTGTAAATTGAACTAAACTTGTCAAATGACTCATAAACTACGTTCATATCAAAGTCAACTTCTTGACAAGAGGAATCTCTAGCAGGAAATAGTTGGCATTCTGACCAATTCCATTCCATGGATATTTGAAGATATATATGCATATACATTCCATGTATATATCTTCAGTTAATCTCTTTCCCAATGCACCCACAAACACATTCAGGAACTAACATGGATCAAGGGTTCAAGCATTTCAGTCACTTGCACAACCTGATCATGCACCAGATGCCCCAAGGCATCCAAGTCTCGTGCTCCGCTTGCCATTCTTCTGCCACCGGAATCGTATACGTTTGCTGGCAATGCAACTTCTTCCTGCATGACCAATGCTACCGAGCCAATCGGTCCCTGAAACACCCATCTCACCCTACTCATCCCCTCGCTTCGGTTCCTTACCCAACTTACCACTCTAATTCCTATTCTTGTGCCAACTCCGAATTCGACCTTCATGTCCACTGCACAGATTCCACTTCCCGAGCTACAAGTTTTAAGAATGCTCATCTGTTCCAAGAGCTAGTTCCACAAGGATGGTATGGAGAACATAATTCTAGCAGGGATCACCATATCCCATTTGCTTCTGTTCCTGAAAGTCTTCCAGTTCCGTTCGCTGGTGCACATAACCAGCCAAATACGACTCCTAGCAGTCATGATCCTTCAATGCCTCAAGACCCGCCTTCTGTTACCATTCCCACGGGTTCTCAGAATCCGAATTCTAGTGCTCAGTATCCTTCAACGACTCAAAACCGACCAGTTTCCATTCCAACAAGTTCTTACAATTCTAGTGCTCAGTATACTTCATTGGAACAAGCTGGACCTTCTGTTTCTATTCCCACCGACTATGCACAGAATCCAATTCCGTCTGGCCAAGATTCTTCAATGCCTCAAAGTAGAACTTCTGTTTCCATTCCAACAAGTTCCCACAATTCAAGTGCTCAATATCCTTCTGTGGCACAAAGTGGACCTTCTATTCCTATTCCCACTGACTATCCACAGAATCCAATTTCGTCCGCGCAAGATCCTTCAACGCCTCAAAACAGACCTTCTGTTTCAGTTCCAACAAGTTCTCAGAATTCTAGTGCTCAATATCCTTCTGTAGAACAAACTGGACCCACTGTTTCTATTCCCACTAATCCATCAGATTCGATCACTCGCTCTCATGATCCTTCAAAGCCTCAAAATGGATTGCAAGATGAAGACGTAATGCATTTCAGCCACCCCCACAAATTGTTTAGAGTCAACTtacaagaagatgaagatgaagaagatgaagaagatgaagaagaagaagaagataaagatgaagaagaagaagaagataaagatgaagaagaagaagataaagatgaagaagaagaagaagataaagatgaagaagataaagatgaagaagataaagatgaagatgaagaagatgaagaagaagatgaagaagatgaagaagaagaagatgatgaagaagatgaagaagaagaagaagaagaaggtgaagaagaagatgaagaagaagaagatgaagaagaaggtgaagaagaagatgaagaaggtgaagaagaagaagaagaagaagaagaaaaggaggTTATTTGTTCAGGATGTAAAGAAACACTCGTTGGCAAAGGCTATTCGTGTATCGAGAAAGATTGTGACTTTCATCTTCACGAATCATGCTTCCACTTGGATAAAGAGATCAATCACAAGTCACATCCGGAACACCCTCTAACCCTCCTCCCGCAAGCGCCTTACGACAACAAAGATGGTGAATTTACGTGCAATGCATGTTCTAGTGATGGTTCAGGTTTTACCTATCACTGTTCTATTTGTACATTTGATCTGCACACCACATGTGTAAGCTTACCTGAAACAGTAAAGAGGGATGATCACAAGCATACACTCAAGTTATTCTACTCGTGTCCGGTGAAAGATGAAGACTTCTACTGTGATGTTTGTCATGGGGAAGTCCAAAAGGACTGTTGGGTGTACTACTGTGAACCATGCAATTATGGCTCGCATTTGGATTGTGTGGATTCTGAAGAATATGATTGCACTCTTGACCCACAAGCCCAACTCCAAATGCTTCAGCTGCAAATGCAAATGGCTCGACAGAGTGCCCAGTTTATGGCTAGTTGTGGTGCGAGCCTGGCTAGCTTGGCTTAGATGCGTACCGTTGCATTGCCAATGATTACTACAAACTGGTGGAGTTGATCTTTCTAAAGAATAAACATTGTGAGGTCCATAGAGGGCTGGTGttctttgttttgttttcttggTGTTGTTGGTTTGACATTGTGTGTTCTTGTTTTGGTGCATTGTATCTTCTAGATTCTGGCTTGTTTTCAATGAATTTCGATCTCAAAAGCAATCCTCATTCCTCATCCCCAAGAAGCTTTTACAACCACCACATCGGTACCACACCCTTCGTATAAAAACTTCAAGTTACACTTATTATTATTTATACAATTCTCCTTTTAGGGACAATGTATGTCGAAGTTATCCACATGTTTAGCCTTTCCCATTAAGGCCACTAATATCGTCTTAATCATACTTATTAAGGCCAGTTTTGGTTTCTAGCTTAATGGATTAGGAACTATTCTATTCATAATTCACCACGTAAACACAACCATGACATTACACTATTCGGCTTATGTTCTTACTATATTTTATatagaaatcaccacttggtttatACTTGAAAACATATCATAAATAAAGTTCAAAGACAAATTACAAATCAAATCCACAAATACCAAGTCCAGAATTATTTTTCAAAACCATCACACAAGTAAAAACACATATAAATATACCATATAAAGCTCCAAAATACCATATATGGAGTTGGGTCTGTCACGCAATGCTTAGCACACAAAAGAAGCCTCGGCATGGTTGTCGTCACAGTAAAGACCCGGGTTTTGAGTGAACCCCTGTTTCTTTAACAGCCTCCTCGCCTCAGTCACGAGCTTGTAGTTACTAACATCATCATTCGATTCAAGAATCATTTGAATCGTGTTACTGAGCGCCCCATAAGCTTGATCCGGTTTGCCACTTGGTGTGGCGTCAGCTGAAGTCTCGTGTGTCTGGCACCCGCTGATCAAAATCCCATTTTCTGGCAAATCCCGTTTCTTTGATCCTGCATATGCATCTTCCTTCCTCCCAACTTCGGTTTCCATTGCGGGTTTTACATATTCGGAATCGTTTTCGAGTTTTTGCTTTAGAAACTCCTGAGCTAGACTCCCGACCATTCCGAAaaaaccaccaccgccaccactgcCGCCACCTTCACCGCCTTGGAGCTTGTTTAAGAGCACATTCATGAACTTTTTCACCTTCGGACTCGAATCTTCACCGAACATATCGAATAACGTAGGCCGCACTTTCCCGACATCTATATCATCTTTGCCGGTTTGTTGTTTTAGTATGTCAATGAGGGTAGAGATAGGTAATGATTTGTTTTTAACATGGAGATCTCTGTAtgttctttcttcttcttctacttcttcttcttcttcgcgATGCTTGTTATGGCGTAATCCAGAAGGAAGACGAATGCCACGGGACTCCAATGCGTTTTCAGCGGTTTTATGTAAGAAGCTTCGGAATCCGAAACCCGACCCGCTTTCTttctcatcttcttcttcttcgtttgTATCGTTTTTGTAGCTTTCGCCGATTTGCTCTTTAGCCTCATCAATCAGTCCACCACTGTGGCATGAATCTGATACAATGGTTATTCTGCAACCATGAGGAACTTGATCAACCAGCTCCCTGAAATCGTCATCTGTAATCACCATATGAATGAACCATCAAATTCGTTACCAAAAGACAATTAAGTTATTATCTCTGATGATTATATGTTTTACTTTATGCGATAAAAGCAGCCAATTCATAGAAATTCAACAAAGCCACATGTTGATGATATGCAAACACAAACAAAGATAACAAGCCTTCCTGAATCCTAATTGGGGGAGAGATTATCATAATTCAATCATCTCTAACAGGACAGAATATTATAATAACTAAATTATACATATCAGATAATGCTAGGGTAATCAAGTTTATTCAGATTGCAAAACTGTCTATAATCCAGGACAGATAATGACTTTTGGTGCGTCCCCGGTCATAAGAGCAAGATCGCTACAGAATAGGGAGTTCATTCGCTAGAAAACTTATCCAGATAACATTTTCAGTTTCATAAACTTTAAAAGTAGCCCAAAGTGTAATGCATAAAACACCTAAATCATTTTACTTAGAGAACTAAATTATTATCAAAATGTAACATGCTTAGAGAAATTATTATCGAAATATAACATACTTAgagaattaattataatataattcAATTCCTTCCATCAGGACTTAATATTATAACTAAATAATACACAAGTTATTGAAATTATGCAGATCTCCTTATGCTATGGTAAATAAGTTTTTGAATTGCAAAACTTACGGGAATCCACGACAATAAACGACTTTTGGTGCATACAGATCATAACAGCAAGATCGCTTCAGATCCGGCAGTCATTCGCTGGAAAACTTATCTAGATAACGTTTTCCATTTTCATAAACATAAACTTTATAAAGTAGACCAAAGTGTAATGCATAAAACGCATTAGTTTTACTTAGAAAACTAAATTATTATCAAAATATAGCATACTTAAAGAAttaactatcatcataattcaaTTCCTTCCATCAGGACTGAATATTATAACTAAACTCTACACAAGTTTGCGACTTATGCAGATCCGATAATGCTAGGCTAGTCAAGTTTTTCGGTTTGCAAATAAACGACTTTTCATACATTCAGACCATAACAGCAAGATTGCTTCAGATCCGGAAATTCATTCACTAGAAAAATCATCTAGATAACGCTTTCCGCTTTCAGTATTCATAATCATAAACTCTAATCCAAATAACGCATTTCAGAATCAATCGTAGAGGCACAATAAATCCAATTGCCTAAAATCAAGACGGTTTGTTAGAAGTCAAAAGGTTAGATCATCAACGAAAATCCTAAATCCAATGATTCGAAGATAAAAATGACTAGATGAACCTCATTTGCCTACATTCAGTGATTCGATAATAAAATTGACCAACTGAGGGAGAGATTATCATAATTCTATTTCTCTAGCAGGACTGAATAAACTACTTTCATGCATTCAGATCATAACAGCAAGATCGCTTCAGATCCGGCACTTCATCCGCTATAAAAATCATCTAGATAACGTTTTCCGTTTCCATACACACAAACCTAAAATCTACACAATCGCAAAAAGCGGTTACTCATTCCATACAACTGGAGGTCAAAACATCGCCGATCTGAACTCAAAATCAACTAAACAAAACATCAATATCAAAATCAACTAAAACAATCACCATACCGTTAATCAGATTAAAATCGCAAGGCACAATACACTCATCATATCCGGTATCGTCATCGTCACCGGTCTCCGCGGGAAGACGAGTACCGTGACCGCTGTAATGAACGAAGAGAAAGTCGCCAGGCTCGGCGGAGCTGACGAGATCTGAAAGAGCTTTGCGGATGTTACGGCCGGTAGGTTGAGTGTAGGAGTCGTCGGTATCGATGAGGACGTTGATATCGTCCTCTGAGAAACCGTAACGGTCGACGAGACACCGGTACATTCGTTTGACGTCGTTGACGCATCCGCGGAGCTCCGCCTTGGTTCCGGCGTAGTTGCATCCGATCAGCACTGCCTTCTTCCCCATTGGTTTTGGTGCTGTTGACAGAGATGAATTATTGCAGAGGGGAATTGATTGGGATCCGGAGTGATGTGTTTTGACTTGTGGATATTTTTGTATTTTGGTGTACAGTTATTTTCGGGTGATAAATGCGGTATTAATATATTATCTTCTTGCATAAATAACGCCCATTTGTCCATAAATTATAGGAGTACTTTTGGATAATATATAAGAAAAAATAGATAAATAAAGGTGATGGGGGTGTCAAGTTGATGTCTTGCAGAGCGGGTAAATTGTAAATATCGAATGAATTTGCGTAAGTGTTACGTAATGCGACCGATGTACAACGATCAAAAGAGGCTTATTATAGCTTTAAAAAATAGAAAACACACGAAACGCagagtaactcgaatttataccatcgaatgaaaatatattatatttaaggACACTCGGTATGGTATGTAAAAGACGTATTATACTTGCACTGACTCATTTAAATTTCCCAAGATAAGTTTTCATCTAAAAAGATATCAATTTGAATTTATACTGATATATACATAAAAATCCGCACGTAAATTTTTACCGACACTTACATGCAAATCCGTACCTAATTTTTTTCAAGTAAAAGAACGAAAAGGGGTAAAGTAGAAACTTTTAAAATTCAAGGAGATTAGCAACAAATTAGTTCTTCAAAAAAGAAATTAGCGAACGAAAATCATGAAAGAAAATAACATGTTAAAAACGCATATTATATATGGTACATGGATAAAGCTAGAATATTAGAAACATGCAGGATTAAGCATTAAGCATTGACATTTGTAAAGCCAAGGGACTAAAATTTCAATGTGGTGAAACTTTGGAAAAAAACGTAAAACTAAGAGAAAAATAGTTATaaatgtaaactttgaaagtatAGGGGGTGCCAGTAAAATGAAAGAGGGGCTAAAAATACCATTTTGCAAAGTTGAGGGTTGAATTTATTATATTGTATAGAATACGAGTTAAAAATATTATTTCTTAATGTTCAGGTGGCcttgtattttatttaaaagtgGTAGGGGTAGCCTTGTATTGTAATGAAAAGGGAGAGGGTCGGTGGTGTAAAAGCCACCGACTTTATGTTTTAAGACTGTATAAAACGAGTTAACGTCACCCCACGTGTTGCGGCGGGATATTGATTATGAAAGCCTTTAGTATCACTATACAGATCTAGCCTTCTTTACTGGTTCTCTTTGGAACCTAACTGGTTTGGATTTTTTAGTGAGAACTTATATATAGAAGTTATAGAACTTCTAGTGAAAATGTACATATGAACCTATAGGAAAAAAATATGGATCAACCACTGATTAAATGGTCTTGAGTCTTAGATAAATCGAAGGAAGAGTTTTAGCACACGGTAGTTTGATTTGACTAAATCGGAAAAACACGGGTTTGAATCGGTGGATCGATTTGATTAATCGGATGTTCATGGTGGGATTATTTGATTATATGGGTTGCTTGAGTATTCATGAAAATATTCAACATTGAATCGGTGTTAATAAACGAAAACCATGGTTCATTTTTCGATTCAAACAAAAACTGATTCAAATCAATGCTAGTTCACATATATTCAAAATTGAATGAATCGGTGCAACAAAAACGAATTAAAATCTAACTCATGTGAACACATGTAATGATTGGTGTGATTCAATCCAACAAATATTAAAAAGTTGAATCGGTGTTAATAAACGGAAACGATGGTTCATTATTATTCCATTAAAACAAAAAGTAATTCAAATCAATGGTGGTTCACATATATTCAAAATTGAATCGGTCTTAATAATGGAAGCGATGGTTCATTTTTATTATCCATTCAAACAAAAACTAATTCATATCAGATGATCCTTGTGGCACTGCTTTATTCGATTCTATTTGTTCTCTTTCATTCATTCTAGTGATGTTTAGATGCCTCACCAAAAATCCATACCAACTTATAGAAATAAATAAAATGCTACTTCTCCACTATCTCCAATTTTT
This is a stretch of genomic DNA from Helianthus annuus cultivar XRQ/B chromosome 16, HanXRQr2.0-SUNRISE, whole genome shotgun sequence. It encodes these proteins:
- the LOC110916312 gene encoding metacaspase-4 — its product is MGKKAVLIGCNYAGTKAELRGCVNDVKRMYRCLVDRYGFSEDDINVLIDTDDSYTQPTGRNIRKALSDLVSSAEPGDFLFVHYSGHGTRLPAETGDDDDTGYDECIVPCDFNLINDDDFRELVDQVPHGCRITIVSDSCHSGGLIDEAKEQIGESYKNDTNEEEEDEKESGSGFGFRSFLHKTAENALESRGIRLPSGLRHNKHREEEEEVEEEERTYRDLHVKNKSLPISTLIDILKQQTGKDDIDVGKVRPTLFDMFGEDSSPKVKKFMNVLLNKLQGGEGGGSGGGGGFFGMVGSLAQEFLKQKLENDSEYVKPAMETEVGRKEDAYAGSKKRDLPENGILISGCQTHETSADATPSGKPDQAYGALSNTIQMILESNDDVSNYKLVTEARRLLKKQGFTQNPGLYCDDNHAEASFVC